The following nucleotide sequence is from Cicer arietinum cultivar CDC Frontier isolate Library 1 chromosome 2, Cicar.CDCFrontier_v2.0, whole genome shotgun sequence.
TACATTAAGTTGGACTGTAGGAATAGCCGAATAGGTCCCCTTCTAGTACATGAGTATCTTGACGTTTTACTGATAGTATGTGTTGTGCTTGGGTGTTTTATCAGACATATTTTGCTTTcgtcatatttttaaattgttaatcaCAACTAGccattaatatatttatgtcAGATGAAGTCATCAATTGCCTTTCACTTTAGTAATTCTTAAAGTTCAATTGCAGACATCAATTCCCGGAAGTTtatcttcaattaacttgaaggttatcaataacttggctggCAATTTCATGGTCCACCCTGAAGATAATATTGCTTGGTTTTCAGAAAGCTGCAACGATTCAGAATTGTCAAAAACACTCTTCTTTTTCGTTCTATTGCAGTCACTTTTGATTCAACCGAAAGGTTTGTTTTCCTTGTCATTTGAATCCCATTTATTCTGAAATAGTACATAATCACACTCACAAATAGATAGATCTTATTTGTTTCATGGCTAAAAAATCGCATTTGAGCAAGCTATTCAGAAGTGCTTATTTGGAGTATTACTTATCTCTCTGAAGCTGCAGTTCCCTTTTCTGTCTTAGATTTCtctgttaaaaattaaaaacgaGGGTTAGAGAATGATGAATGTTGACTTTCTATTTTGATCATAGGTGACGACTTTTCTGCACTGTTTGAAAATGTGTTTCCTATTCTGAAGGCTGAATGGGAATCTATAGTGAATGCTGGCGATGTTCTTTTGGAAGAGGTACACGTGATTTACTTTCATATGGTTGCTTTTATCTGTCTTCCTTTTCTTGggataaatttacaattttttttggttttggaatttttttgcAGTTCAAATCTGAAGTGTTAGACTGGGACTGTAGTGCATTCTTTGACCATCTTTTGCATGCCAATCTCAGACCTTTAAATGCAAAAGTTATGGTTTGCATTTTTTGGAGGCTAATCGCACGACTAATGTCAACAGAACCTTCACGCAATCTGCTGGTCAGTATTGCCTTCTGTATTTGTTAAGTATTGCCTTCTTTTGGAATAAATGCTAGCATGTACCTTGGTAATATCATATATGCTTAGGAAGTAACAATATCATTAatttcctttaatttaattaattttttatttatatatattgataaagTGTATAGAGGATCGACTGAGTGTAAATAATTCAAGCATTGCATGAATTTCATTCTCATATATTCTCGTACGTTCTTCAAGTGTTGTTAACCTCCCACAACACTTTTACAATATGCAGGATGATAGCAAGATAAAAGATCTGTTTGTATTTTTTGCTTCCTCAAAGTTCAAGCATGCATTCCGTGAACACCTCCATTTCTTAGCTGCACAGTGCAGTGTATCACCTGCCCGCCTATTATCGAAGTTTTTCACAGACGAAGGTACCCTACACTTGTTCCCTGTTGCTTGATGTACTCCATATCTTAAATGCACAACATGTCTGTGTTGTGTGTGTTGAGAAATTCTTGATTTCAAGATAGAACATACAATTCTTGATTTCATATTATTCACAGTCAGTACATTCAAACAATATTGTTGTTTAACTACAATTTTAAACTTTATGTTTCTCTTTTCCATTTGATGTTGGTGTTCGATAATTAGCTATTTATGGGTCTGAAGCAGCCAACTTGGCTTGATTATGTTTGATCTTTTACTGTGCAGGCGTTCCTGCTGCAGTCCAGATTGAAAGTCTCCAGTGCTATGCATTTCTCTGTAATCTGTCACAAGATAGATGGCAAACTGAACTTCTGGCTGAATTCCCTTCTCTTCTTGTTCCATTGGCCGGTGATAATCAGGTATGAGTCTTTTTCAGCATAACCATATGACTTTTTGTGTATATTTTGTCCTTTTCTGCTCGTTACATAGATATGGTTGTGGACTTTCTCTTGTTTTTTTGAGGAAATGTGAAGTGCCATTTGATATCATCTTTTGAAATTCTTTGCAGTCAGTAAGGGTTGCTTCCATGAATTGTATTGATGAGCTACGTGCCTTATGGTGTCGTATTGAACGTTCTGGCAAGAAAAATGGTACTTTTTTTGTCAGAATAACTGTTTTTACCCCTTTATGCCCAAGTTTTTTTTACCTTTAGAAAATACCTAAACTTGTAATAACAGGGAACAATGCGACATGGTTCCAAAATGGCAGTGTGAGACTTAAGAGGCTAAGACTATCCAGTAGTAAATCACTATCATCTATCTTACTGAGTACTACTACTATACATACAAAGCTATTGAAATGGTTTCGTAGAGGAAATCTTCGAAGGATTAGAGAATGAGTAAAAAAGAACTGAAGATTTACATTAATTGTGAAAAACCCCAGAATGCTTGGGGTGACATGTATAAATTGAGAACTAGAATGCTTGTGGAATTGGTTGATCTGTCTGATATTTTGCTATGCTGTCCTTGGGTTATATTAGTTTGCATTTTGCACAATGCCTGTTTTTTCTGTGTACGTTCAATTGAATACATATAGTtatttgtaatattatattttaaatattagaaaTAATCTACATCATCCCTTGTTTCAACTATTGACTAATATCACTGACCGTAACATTTTGGGTTTAATATTATGTTTCTTCATGTCCTAGGAATTTTTATGGAACTGAGAATAATTGGTTGTTGTTATGGAATTGCAGATACATTTCTCTACTGTTGGCCACATACTTGATCTCATACTTGCATCGAAAAGTGGTATAATTAGGTCTGCAGATGAAAAGACAAAAAAGAGACCGAAACTGACAACACATGAAGAAACAGAACTTCTCACCAGTGCCATATGCAGAATAGAAAATCCTGTCTACATTCTTAGTTCTCTTCTTGATGTTTTGTTACTGAAGAAAGACATTACAAACAGGTGATTTAGTTAATTCTGGATCTGAATTGCTTAACTATTATGGGTACATACAAGAGACAATTATTTAGGTAGTACCATGCCAGAGAGTTTGGAGAAAGGATTTCATTGTGCTAAATTTGCAGTTTGTTTCTTGCAGGCATTTTCTTTTAGACCCCTTATTTAAGCTTCTTAGCAAAGTATTTTCAGAAGAATGGGTAAATGGTACTCTTTTCCTAGAGGAAGGATCAAGCCAACTGTCATCAAGTTCTTCTGAAACCGTATATCATATTCAACAGACTCTATTGATTATCCTGGAGGATTTAATTATGTCTCTTAAAAGCATGGCTGCGCCAAATGTATGCTTTCTAATTGTGAAGCTGgaatatttatatgataatagaaaattttaactACTTCTTCACGACTTTTTCTATTTCcctttattaattttcatatttcatgacaggaaaaaatgacaaatgagATCAATGTTAAGCTACTGATCGAGTGTGCCCGGACTACTAATGTTTTAGGCACCCGCAACCATATATTTTCTCTGCTTTCTGCTGTTATTAGAGTCTTCCCAGAAACAGTCTTCAGTCATTTACTTGATATTCTACCAGTTATTGGAGAGTCAGCTGTCACACAGGTTTGTTAATGCTGGTTTTCCCTGTGTACTGAACTTGGGGTATTTTTAAGCTAGAATAgcttataatatcttttttgCCCTTTTTGGTTTCTTTGCTTCTCTTCTGCAATCCTTGATCTTCATTGttaaatccatatgaaatcttCCAACTTATGTAAAATTTTACTTGCAATTTTTTTGATACTATGATTCTAATATTGCAAATAACCATGGTGCCACCATTTCGGCGTTAATGTACCTGTAGATTGACAGTCATTCAAAGCATGTTTTTGAGGATCTTATATCTGCGATTGTTCCTTGTTGGCTGTCGAAGATAGATGATGTGGAGAAATTACTGAAGGTTGGTTTTTCATGAAAATGCTTTCGGGTTTTTCACATCTCGTTGACAAGATTGGTTTTTCAGATCAATTTTctgatttgttttttcttccctCAGGTTTTCATAGATGTATTTCCTGAAGTAGTTGAGCACAGAAGGCTGTCAATTGTTTTATATCTCCTACGGTACTTTCTACATCATGATCCTAAAATTGTAACTTAGCCATTGGTTTCTGATCTGCATCTTATAATGGTGGATGTTTTGCAGAACTTTGGGCGAGGGTAAAAGCTTGGCCTCATTGCTTGTCTTGTTGTTCTCATCATTAGTTTCAAGGAAAGCCAGCTGTTTCCTCAATATTGAGACACCAGATGCTTTAACATTTTGTACCGAAGAGTGGGAATATAAATTAGCAGTGCAAATTTGTGAACAGTATACAAGTTTGACTTGGCTTCCTTCCTTAGTTATGATGCTTGAGGAGAGGGGAAATGGAAATGGTGAACAGGTGCTGTTTCTGGAGTTGTTTCTGGCAATGCAATTTTCTTTGCAAAAATTGCAAGATCCTGAATTGTTATTTAAACTAGAATCAGGAGAAGACACGATTGTCATTCAGGTATAAATCCAGATCACATAAATGATGCAAAAAAGTTTATGTCTCTATTGGGAAATGTATTAATGGTAACAAACACCACATCTTATCTCGTTGACATGATTGAGAGATTGATATCTCATAGATGATGATTTTTGTGATGTATTGCATAGTGAAATTGTTAGCTTTCAATTAATCAGAAATTTTGTAAGTTTATGGTGGTGGTGATGTACAATTTATAGGCTAATATTAATGCTGAAGCTGTGTTGGGCATTTTGAACTGAAATATTcattgtatttatatatttgtgtgtgtataatatatattgtttgattttgcCTTGTATTTTTCATTCCAAATGCTCTTTTTTGTTTCTTAGTGTGATATCGCCAGTCTTGCATGCTTTTATTTGGTTGAATGTTCTAGTCTGAGTGGTCTGTAAACTCTTCTCTTTATTCTAACCAAACTTTCATGTTCTTATTCTAAATATGTGATGGGCTGTCAATACTGCAGAGGGCACTAGGAGAGCTTATGGAACGGGTTGTTTTCCTCTTGCATCTTGTAGATGCAAGAAAAAAGCAGCTGAATTTCCCTGTCATTATGAGGAAAGAGTTGAAGGAAACTATGCGTGCTGTTGTGAGGAATATAACAATTGACATGATACCTTCGGTGTACTTTAAGAGCATAATAAAGTTGCTCCACCATTCAGATAAAGATGTTGGAAaaaaggtaattttttttacaagattaCCAAATATAAGTACATTTTATTTGAACTGGCATTTTTTGATATATTACGTGGACCATAATTTGTTGATGTCTTTATTCTCGTCCTAGTATTAGACATCGGGACTTCAGATGTTTCCTTGGACATAAATCGTATTTCCATTTGATGATttgaaagttatattttttggtTGGTTTTTCATAAATACACATCTTTGTATAAAAATTAAGTGTGGAAGCAAGATATTGAGAACTGTTATTTGTTATTGCATCACTTGTGATCCAGGCTCTTGGGCTGTTATGTGAAGCTGTAAGAAAACACGAAAAGGTCAGCTTAACGCTTAAAGACAACAAAGGTTCAAGGTCAAGATCAAGTTTTCCATGGCTTGATATGGATGAAAGTTCTCAAGAATCACTTAATAAAATGTGTTTAGAAATTCTTCAAGTACTTGATGGTTCATCAAATACCTCCTTGAAAGTGGCAGCAGTTTCGGCATTGGAAGTTCTTGCAGAAAGGTTCCCTTCAAATAGTTCCATCTTTGGTGTATGCCTCGGATCTATTACAAGATGCATTACATCTCATAACTTGGCGGTGACTTCTAGCTGCCTTCGAGCATCTGCTGCACTGATCAATGTTCTAGGTCCAAAAGCACTGGCTGAACTTCCTCAAATTATGGACAACGTGATGAAGTCATCTCAGATTGTATTGTCCAATCTAGATATGAAACCAACAACTAATGATGCTTTATCAGCCTCCAATGAATCCCATTTTATTTCTGTTCTTATCACTTTGGAGTCAGTTATTGATAAGCTTGGTGGATTCCTAAATCCATATCTCACAAATATCATGGAGCTTCTGGTGCTTCATCCTGAAAAGGTCTCACGAATGGATGCCAAAGTAGAATCCCGAGCTCATGGATTACGAAAGCTTCTTGTGGAGAAAATTCCGGTAAGGCTTGCTCAAACataagtctttttttttttttactgtagTATTGTGAAATGAATACCTATCTTTCTAACATAACACCTTATTTTAATACAGGTACGACTTGCCCTGCCACCATTGTTAAAATTATACCCTGCTGCTGTTGAGGCTGGGGATAAAGGCTTAACAATTGTGTTTGATATGTTGGCAACATTCATCGGAACAATGGACAGATCATCTATCGTGGCATTCCATGGAAAGATTTTTGACTTTTGCTTGGTTGCTCTTGATCTCCGCTGTCAAAGTCCTGTTTCGCTTCATAACATTGATTTAGTGGAAAATGGTGTGATAAATGCTATGACTGCGCTGACCCTAAAACTTACTGAGAGTATGTTCAAGCCTCTTTTCATAAAGAGTATTGAGTGGGCAGAATCTGAAGTGGATGGAACTGCATCTGTAGGAAGCATTGATAGGGCCATATCTTTTTATGGCATGGTAAACAAGTTTGCTGAAAGCCATCGGTAAGTCAGTGcctaatgtttttattttcctttttagaTGATGTTTTATGAATAAGTGTGCTTTATGAGGTTATGAGAGTCAACGGGCTTTTTGTTCGAGcatctctaaatttttttggtaCGTTGTTTTGCATTCTTGGAAGAGTTTATAAAGTAGTGTATTGAATTGAACTACATAACTATGTCAGGAGATATGggtatataaataattatttggtcACAATATTCTGTTGAAAATTTGGgtatatgataaattataatgacttgctctgttaaaataattatcaaatgaCATCCTTTTCTTATTTATAGGTCATTGTTTGTTCcttatttcaaacacttgcttGGTAGCTGTGTTCATCATCTTGGTGATGTTGGGGACTTCAAAGTGTCTAGTCTGAGTCGAAAGAAAAAGAAGGCTAAGATTTTGGACGAAGGCGAGATAAAAGAAACAGGTAGCTTGTCTATCAAGGGTTGGCATCTCAGGACTCTAGTCCTGTCATCCTTACACAAGTGTTTCCTCTACGACACTGGGAGCTTGAAATTTCTTGAGACTTCAAATTTCGAGGCAAGTATATTTTTTACCGTACAGTATTTAATTTCACATATGTAGTAGGCATGAAAACGTTTATGCAGTTATTTTTCATCTTATTGGTTGAATGGCCCATTccatttgaagttttttttttgtcatcttGGATGATTGGGCAATTTCCCGTTCAATCTAAAATTACTTTGCATGTTATTGTTATTCATTTTAGACTTTGAGCCTCCTTCAGCAGTGATTTTGCTTGTTGTATAACTTCCCTGACTTTCATATGATGCTTGTTGCAGATGTTGTTGAGACCTATTGTTTCTCAACTTGTCATAGATCCACCTGCTTTGCTAGATGACAACAACATTTGTATACCAAGCGTGAAGGAAGTTGATGACCTACTTGTTAAGTGCATCGGTCAAATGGCGGTAACAGCTGGCTCTGACCTGTTGTGGAAACCTCTGAACCACGAGGTACAATTTGTTATTTCTATTTCTGTTGTACTTGGTCTTAATTGATGCTGTTTGAATATGTATACCAATAATATACCAGGATATCATATATTTCATTTGAGTTGAAAAATGCAGTAACCACATCCTCAAGCAACTAAAATTTTTGTTTGCCTTTATTTTGCAGGTTTTGATACAGACACGTAGTGAGAAGATACGGGCAAGAATATTGGGCCTGCGAATTGTTAAATATCTTGTAGATAACTTGAAAGAAGAATATTTAGTGTTACTAGCTGAAACAATCCCCTTCCTCGGTGAATTGCTTGAGGATGTGGAGCTTTCAGTTAAATCTCTTGCTCAAGAAATTCTGCAGGAAATGGAGTCTATGAGTGGGGAGAGCCTTCGGCAATACCTATGAATCCCGTAGATTAGGAGGGTAGTAGTGTTCTTGGTATCCTGATATGAGTGAGCTAGAAATGTGTAATCAAATATAGGAAATTTGTTTTGTAGACCATGTACACTATGGTCATTTATAGGAAANNNNNNNNNNNNNNNNNNNNNNNNNNNNNNNNNNNNNNNNNNNNNNNNNNNNNNNNNNNNNNNNNNNNNNNNNNNNNNNNNNNNNNNNNNNNNNNNNNNNNNNNNNNNNNNNNNNNNNNNNNNNNNNNNNNNNNNNNNNNNNNNNNNNNNNNNNNNNNNNNNNNNNNNNNNNNNNNNNNNNNNNNNNNNNNNNNNNNNNNNNNNNNNNNNNNNNNNNNNNNNNNNNNNNNNNNNNNNNNNNNNNNNNNNNNNNNNNNNNNNNNNNNNNNNNNNNNNNNNNNNNNNNNNNNNNNNNNNNNNNNNNNNNNNNNNNNNNNNNNNNNNNNNNNNNNNNNNNNNNNNNNNNNNNNNNNNNNNNNNNNNNNNNNNNNNNNNNNNNNNNNNNNNNNNNNNNNNNNNNNNNNNNNNNNNNNNNNNNNNNNNNNNNNNNNNNNNNNNNNNNNNNNNNNNNNNNNNNNNNNNNNNNNNNNNNNNNNNNNNNNNNNNNNNNNNNNNNNNNNCATCCGAAGAAGGCGTGGTTGTGGATCCCAATAAAGTTCAATGTATGCAAAAGTAGCCAGTTCCAAAGAATGTTAAGGGGGTGAGGAGATTTATTGGTCTCACAAATTACTATAGGAAGTTCATAAGAGACTATGGCAAGATTGCTAAACCTCTTACTGAATTGACAAAAAAAGATGATTCAATTGGGGCAATGAGGCCCACAAGGCTTTTGAGGAGCTCAAAGTTAAACTCACTACTGCACCAGTTTTAGCACTCCCTAATTTTTCACAAAAGTTTTTCATAGAGAGTGATGCATCAGGTATGGGTATCGGGGCCATTTTGATCCAACATTGATGATCGTACATTTTAGGGAGAAAGTTTACAGTGTGCACCGACCATAAGAGTCTCAAACAGTTGCTTCAACAACGAATAACCACTTATGACCAACAAAATTGGGTAGCCAAGTTATTGGGGtatcagtttgacatcatctACAAGTCGGGGCTAGAAAACAAGGGTGCTGATGCCATCTCTTGAGTTTATGAAGGACCATAATTGATTATAATGATTCATCAACCGAGTTGGTTAGGAAGCAAGCAATTGGTAGGGGAGGTACATAAAGATTCCAAGCTGTCCAAGATCATAACAACTTTGAAATCGGGTCAGAAGGTATAGAAGGGGTTCTCTTATATAAAAGGGGTATTGTTTTATCAGGGAAGGTTGATCATGTGTGAGAAATCCGAGAGcattcttaaaatattaaaagaatttcaTGAAACTCTTCGAGGGGGCATTCTGGTGTGTACATAACTTATAGAAGATTGACCAATTTGTTTTGGTTTGGTATGACTAAAACTATGCAAGAGTATCTCAAAGTTTGTGATGTTTGCCAACGCCAAAAATACATGTTTGCTGCCCCAGGAGGATTGCTGCAACCTCTTAATATTCCAATCAGATTTAGGAAGAGATATCCATGGATTTTATCACTGGACTCCCTAAGTCTAAGGGTTATGAAGTCATCCTAGTTGTTGTGGATAAACTCTCAAAATACAGCCACTTCATCCCCCTCAAGCATACATATACAGCAAGGTTGTTAGCTGAGATCTTCACAAGGGAGGTGGTATGTTTGCATGGCATTCCAACTTCAATTCTCACTGACTGAGACCCAAATTTTGTGAGTTCATTTTAGAAGGAATTGTTCAAACTGCAAGGCACTCAGTTGTGAATGAGCACCGCATACCATCCTCAAACTGATGGTCAAACGGAGGTGATTAACCAATGTTTGGAAACATTTTTCCGTTGTTTTAGAGCAGACCAACCTAAGCAATGAATGCAATGGCTTCCTTGGGCTGAATATTGGTATAATACCAATCTCCATATGTCTACTGGTACCACGCCATTTGAGTGTGTTTATGGGCGACCTCCGCCTATTTTGAATCGATTCTTGCCTGGGGAAATTAAGGTGGAAGCAGTGCAAAAAGAATTGAAGGATAGGGATGAAGCCATCAAACACTAAAGTGTCAATTGCAGAGGGCACAAAACCAAATGAAAACTCATGCGAATAAGAAGAGGATGGATACAGTGTTTGCCATTGATGACTGGATATTTCTGAAATTACGACCTCATGGCCAGGTTACCTTGGATGCTTATATCTGTCCAAAATTATCTTCACGTTACGACGGACCATTTCAGATTTTGGAGCAAGTTTGAGCAGTGGTTTATAAGCTTAAGCTGCTTGAATCATCTCGTATTCATCCAGTGTTTCATGCGTCATTTTTTAAGAGGGCAGTCAGCAATTATAATGTGCATGCTAGTTTACGGAAAAAATTGGCAAGTGACAATGCCAATAACATATAACCAGAATCAGTTTTAGCCAGTAGAATTGTTGTTAAGGTGTGCAATGGAAGAGTTAAAGAGCAGACGACGCAACATGGGAAGATGAGTTAAACATCATAAGTCAATACCCTTAGAGGATGCTCTATATTTTGGTGTCACAATTTGTTTTTCTGCAAACATATAGGCTTGCTTAGCTAACTGCATTATATATAGTAAAGTAACGATTCTTACTAAAAGTAATAAAACTAGAATTGAATATAGCTGATGATGGATTGGAGGGTGGAAACCAAATTTCAAAAACCCTTCTCGAAGCAATTGAAAAATCAAGgcttttttttatttctgtttTGTCTGAAAATTATGCATATTCCTCGTGGTGTCTGGATGAACTTGTCAAGATTATGGAG
It contains:
- the LOC101510150 gene encoding uncharacterized protein At3g06530 encodes the protein MASSLASQLEVIRSIALADPAPLKRPFTRPSILFDPKKAADTDTESIFSIALQGLEVLINRDERFGNYKNDLFSHRNKELDRELLGIEQNNNLNVLINSFLKLLSGFFILPSALQTLEYLIRRYKIHVFNKEDLILCALPYHDTHAFVRIVQIIETSNGTWGFLKGVKVSGAPPPRMVIVQQCLRDKAVLEVLCNYASPSKKFQPSKYVIGFCTAVFIEVLGTVETVNDDIVKRILPFVVSGLQPGIKGDSNHKASSLMIVGLLGNKAALAPKLLNSLIRLVAEVAREVTKESIDLHWFRLSLIALINLVQSHDVGILPIKALEVLKELRDLPGVLLELSKEFNIEKFLVVLLDSMIDYSSKDEYCQLALLSLIEKVPINDSVHHVVCKILSTCVKLSQKVGDSASLISAGWAKKILIVVNTKYPSELRGAVHHFLQHNKAHSKKDDSLYKILCKMLDGNLDSSSDISESKVWFALYHPKADVRRTTLRDLNSSGILKSEKYVSEGLIDIQEAILRQLDDKDLTVVQAALNVDGLPNVLGASKLLEALQNVLRRCVGKMLSGSTDNVSLTGEVAVTCLKKAISYFHDQSDYLKKIAAMTFPLLLVMPQTQGLNLKALVLVNKINWPLYQNIAVSSSEEATSIPGSLSSINLKVINNLAGNFMVHPEDNIAWFSESCNDSELSKTLFFFVLLQSLLIQPKGDDFSALFENVFPILKAEWESIVNAGDVLLEEFKSEVLDWDCSAFFDHLLHANLRPLNAKVMVCIFWRLIARLMSTEPSRNLLDDSKIKDLFVFFASSKFKHAFREHLHFLAAQCSVSPARLLSKFFTDEGVPAAVQIESLQCYAFLCNLSQDRWQTELLAEFPSLLVPLAGDNQSVRVASMNCIDELRALWCRIERSGKKNGNNATWFQNGSVRLKRLRLSSSKSLSSILLKLVVVMELQIHFSTVGHILDLILASKSGIIRSADEKTKKRPKLTTHEETELLTSAICRIENPVYILSSLLDVLLLKKDITNRHFLLDPLFKLLSKVFSEEWVNGTLFLEEGSSQLSSSSSETVYHIQQTLLIILEDLIMSLKSMAAPNEKMTNEINVKLLIECARTTNVLGTRNHIFSLLSAVIRVFPETVFSHLLDILPVIGESAVTQIDSHSKHVFEDLISAIVPCWLSKIDDVEKLLKVFIDVFPEVVEHRRLSIVLYLLRTLGEGKSLASLLVLLFSSLVSRKASCFLNIETPDALTFCTEEWEYKLAVQICEQYTSLTWLPSLVMMLEERGNGNGEQVLFLELFLAMQFSLQKLQDPELLFKLESGEDTIVIQRALGELMERVVFLLHLVDARKKQLNFPVIMRKELKETMRAVVRNITIDMIPSVYFKSIIKLLHHSDKDVGKKALGLLCEAVRKHEKVSLTLKDNKGSRSRSSFPWLDMDESSQESLNKMCLEILQVLDGSSNTSLKVAAVSALEVLAERFPSNSSIFGVCLGSITRCITSHNLAVTSSCLRASAALINVLGPKALAELPQIMDNVMKSSQIVLSNLDMKPTTNDALSASNESHFISVLITLESVIDKLGGFLNPYLTNIMELLVLHPEKVSRMDAKVESRAHGLRKLLVEKIPVRLALPPLLKLYPAAVEAGDKGLTIVFDMLATFIGTMDRSSIVAFHGKIFDFCLVALDLRCQSPVSLHNIDLVENGVINAMTALTLKLTESMFKPLFIKSIEWAESEVDGTASVGSIDRAISFYGMVNKFAESHRSLFVPYFKHLLGSCVHHLGDVGDFKVSSLSRKKKKAKILDEGEIKETGSLSIKGWHLRTLVLSSLHKCFLYDTGSLKFLETSNFEMLLRPIVSQLVIDPPALLDDNNICIPSVKEVDDLLVKCIGQMAVTAGSDLLWKPLNHEVLIQTRSEKIRARILGLRIVKYLVDNLKEEYLVLLAETIPFLGELLEDVELSVKSLAQEILQEMESMSGESLRQYL